The DNA window gaaattcatatggaaaaacaaaagacccagaatagcaaaagcaattctaagcaggaagtgtgagtcaggcggtatagcgataccagatttcgaactatactacagagcaatagtaacaaaaacagcatggtactggtaccaaaacaggcaggtggaccaatggtacagaagagaggacacagaaaccaatcttcaaaattacaactttcttatatttgataaaggggctaaaagcatgcaatggaggaaggatagtatcttcaacaaatggtgctgggaaaactggaaatccatatgcaacaaaatgaaactgaatccctttctctcgccatgcacaaaagttaactcaaaatggatcaaagaccttgatatcaaatcagagattctgtgcctgatagaagaaaaaattggctccgatctacatattgttgggtcaagctccaaattccttaataggacgccaatagcacaagaattaataactagaatcaacaaatgggacttactcaaactaaaaagttttttctcagcaagagaaacaataagagaggtaaatagggagcctacatcatgggaacaaatttttactcctcacacttcagacagagccctaatatccagagtatacaaagaactcaaaaaattaaacaataagaaaacaaataacccaatcaacaaatgggccaaagacctgaacagacacttctcagaggaggacatacaatcaatcaacaagtacatgaaaaaatgctcaccatctctagcagtcagagaaatgcaaatcaaaaccaccctgagataccatctcactccagtaagattggcagccattatgaagtcaaacaacaacaagtgctggcgaggatgtggggaaaagggtactcttatacattgctggtgggactgcaaattggtgcggccaatttggaaagcagtatggagattcctgggaaagctgggaatggaaccaccatttgacccagctattgcccttctcagactattccctgaagtccttaaaagagcgtactacagggatactgccacatcgatgttcatagcagcacaattcacaagagctagactgtggaaccaacccagatgcccttcaatagatgaatggataaaaaaaaaatgtggcatttatacacaatagagtattacgcagcactaaaaaatgacaaaatcgtggaatttgcagggaaatggatggtattagagcagattatgctaagtgaagctagccaatccctaaaaaacaaatgccaaatgtcttctttgatataatgagagcaactaagaacagagcatggaggaagagcatgaggaaaagattaacattaaacagagacatgaggtgggagggaaagggagagaaaagggaaattgcatggaaatggaaggagaccctcattgttatacaaaattacatataagaggttgtgaggggaatgggggaaaaaaaaacaaggagagaattgaattacagtagatggggtagagagagaagatgggaggggaggggagggcggatagtagaggataggaaaggtagcagaatacaacagtcactaatatggcatcatgtaaaaatgtggatgtataaccgatgtgattctgcaatctgtatttgaggtaaaaatgggagttcataacccactttaatctaatgtatgaaatatgatatgtcaagagctttgtaatgttttgaacaaccaattaaaaaattaagaataaataaataaataaaaggtatgtgtccaactacaattaaaaaataaattttttttaaaaagagcacaATGATAAGTGCAgttacatattcattaacttttgtTGCACTGAGTGAATATCTCATGTCTGACATCTATAGTAGTACTCCtgtccattgattttttttcctaggtGTATCCTGATGTTCTCACCACCATCAGTCATGGCTGAACTCCTGCCTTCTGCCAATACATCTGTCTGTAACATACTTTATTTTTATAGTATCACCATTTTCTTGGCTAGCTTTTTGCTCAGCCTCCTAACTATTATGGTATGGTACTACACTCCCTACCTTTGTGAAAAGGGGGGACTAGAGGGGACAGGCCAGTATTCCTAGGGCCTGGGGAAGATAGGCCAGAGAGTTACTTCCTGTGGTCCTAGTACCAAGAAAATGTTCAAGAGATCTTAACAATGTAATTACACTACCTCAGTTTTTTGGGTGTCCTAAAATCAGATGATGAGTGTGGAAAAAGAGCTTGTTTGGGagcagaggcaagaggattatgagttctaggccagcctcaacaatttagtgagacccagtctcaaaacaaaaagtaaaagaatTCACTTCATGAAAATTATGTTTACTCTAGAACTAATATATGTTTTGTTGATCCCCATGGAGGAGCGACCAGAAAACTCATGATCCAAGTATATCCTTTATACCAGAATGACATTCTAGGACATAGGAATTGCTTTGATATAATTTTCCAAATAATGAAAgagtattcttatttttttttagtcacCATAAGTTCACACTTATATGTCTAACTGGGATTTAAATGCTAAGTGGTTTATGCAGTTATCATGTACTTATTTGATATCACCAGAATGATGTAGAATTAAAATGATCAGCCAAGTGAAAGTAAGTTATGTATGCATAACTGCTTAGTACAGAAACAGTAAGGTAATGTGCCTTTTTACTTGTCAGATCTGCATAGTTTTCAGTATCATTTTCTCCTCATATTCTAGTTGAGGAATTACAAACTATCTACCTACAAACCAAGTTTTCCTACAGTGTTTTGTTTTACTATCAGAGGCAGATATAATTATGGGGAATTTCCTTTGATGCTTAAAAATTAGTTATGGAGATAGCTCAGCCCAGATCAGTAAATTAGTAAAGGTCAATTAGTTTATATTAAAATGGATTAGATGGCTTACATTTGGAATGGATTGACAATAAATGTGGGTCCCCCGCCCCAAAGGCTTGGAATTCTGAAAATTCTTTTTTGCTGGTTAGAGTAGCTCAGGCTTCAATGGACATTCAGAATTAGCAttctagattatttttaaatgaacagaTAATAAATATTATCTGTTTATTTATGAGACATAAATATTCTCATTTAAGTTCAGGCCTCCTTTTGATTCTTCTGTTTGTAGGGAAAGAAGACTCTGGCTGCATTTGATTAAGAAATTGAGTTATTAGAGAATTGATTTGGGTTATTAAGGCAAAGATTCAAGTTTgggaaggttttttgtttgtttattcttgttttcggtactggaattgaactcaggggcattcaaccactgagccacattcccagccctattttgtattttatttagagacagtctcactgagttgcctaacaCCTCACtttgctggctttaaacttgtggtcctcctgtctcagcctcccaagctactgagaTTATAGACATTTGCCTCAGCATCTGGCTTAGGGCTTGCTTTAAACTTCTTGAGTATATTATGATTTATCTTGGTGggaagactgagtaatattccagatAATTTTCTCTCAGAAAAAGCCTGGTCTCAGCAGGTAAAACCTGTTGCAAGATACTTAGAGAAGGATCCTTCTAAAATGATAGGAACTTTTACTAAGCTTTAGGGCAAACTGCTCACTGCTACATTCATGTTTAGGTCTTATTCACCCAAGCCCAAAACTTGTGTAAGAAGTTTGTGAAATCACCTGGCTTTCTGGGGAACAAACTGCGAATAGTGATTCACATTGTGGAACAGCAAGTGCGCTTCTACCCAGCGGCCTTCTTATGCTGCTGGGGCCCAGGTGAGTATCTTAACAGGAAGAGATGGAGAGTGAAGAGGGTAACAATATTGGATTCAACAATATATTGGGATCAAGCAGAGTGATCTCACCAAGGCAGATGACTGACTGTAGATTCCTGTCCAGCTTATAAGATTTATGTTGCCTTTACCcatatttccagttttctctgACCCCCCCCcaacttttttcctttttatatattAGAAATTAAGGTAATTAGGCATGAGGTGCAAGCTGATGTGAGAGGGCAAATTACCTGATATGACAGGATTCATCTATTAACATTTGCTTTAAGTTGATAGTGAGGATCACATTGGATAATGTttatgaaaggccttggtaaattctGATACTCTAAGTagtataatttattatctttttctGGGCACGATGGCAgacacttgtaattccagctctttgagaggctgaggcaggaggatccaagttcaaggtcattttggcaatttagcaagaccttgtctcaaaataaaagataaaaagattgggcatggtggcatatacctctaatcccaggggtttgggagaatgaggcaggaggatcatgagttccaggccagcctcaataacttagcaagaccctcagtagtgaaatcctgtctcaaaacaaaaaataaaaaaggactgtgtCCCCCTGGTACtagtaaaatgaaatgaaatgaaataatggctagggcatagctcagtggtaaaatgctcctgaattcaatctccagtacagaaAAAATTATTATCTTCCTGTAGTACCTCTCCACTATTGTCACACAAATCATCTGCAAAGTTTAATTAATAAAGACTAGAACTCAGAGGCCTTTGGTTTGCATAACTGGTTAAAAGTATTGATATTCAATAAGTTATCTTCCATTCTAATAATGCTTAGACATGTATACTGAGGAACTCTGTGCTTCAGGCAGTGAGGTCTAGTGacagaatttatgtgttctgtatTCATAGCTGTCGTCCTGATAATCACAAAGCTGACCAAGCCCCAGGACACCGAGCTACACATGGCCCtgtatgttctccaggtaacacctTCAAAATCCAGAATTTCTCTTCCTATACCCTCTTATTCTACTCTCTTACACTGACATTACTCAGTAAGCACAATTTCCCTCTGTGAAGGAAAAGAGAACATGTATTATCTATGCTCATTTATGCTCATATGCTCATTATAAGAATGTGAAAATTTCCACAGAGGAGGGTAGATGCTTTGGTAAAAGTGCTGGTATGCACTCCACAGCATATGTATCTCTGGtcaatttcattttattgatgTATTTTTAAGAATTGAGTAGACAAAAAGAATAATGGTCTACTAGGGCACATTCTTAACACTGGTAGTCATTATTCTCTCTACTCCAAATTGAATTGAATGAGATTAATTAACCTTTCTTAGTGAATGTGGTGGGTAGGGAGGTAATAGAATGGTTCTCCTCACTTATCAGATTGAAGAAAGACTTTTTTTGAACTATCTAATTATGCTGATAAGGCAGTTTTCTCCAAAAAATGGATCAGTAAGGAGGGGCATTGAAGCCACTTCATTGTCCTTATGTATAGACTAAGAAATATGACCAACTTTTAGTCAATTATGTTAAGATGTAAAGAATTAGTTCAGAAAGagctagaaaaatagaaaaaatagataCCAGATCTTGATGTTTGAGATAGAGGAAATGTAACCATGCTTTGTAAACAAGGGTTGTGGGGCTTTTTCCTGGATCTCTACAAACCTGAAGAACAGATTCCATCACCCCTGTCTCTCCTTTAGGCTCTAACAGCAGCATCCCAGGGTCTGCTCCACTTTGGAGTATATGGATGGACACAGCACAAGTTCCACCAACTAAAGCAAGAGGCTCAATGTGATGTGGATACCCAGACACCATTATTATGCTCACAGAAGAGAATCTATAACAGGGGCCTGGATCCATTAGGGTCTACTGTTACTTTTGCTACTAGCTCCTCCACCATTCTTTGAAATTACAATTACTAGGATACTCAGGAACTGGAATTATTTTACATTAATGGATTGTGAAGAATGTCAGGTAACCATATCCTACACcagcttccttaacaagaccccctaaaactcaagaaataaaataaaaaataagtgggATGGCTTCAAATAAAGctactgcacagcaaaggaaacaggagcatgaagagagagcctactaaATAGgagaatctttgctagctactcttctgacaggagattaatatccagaatatatgtagaactcaagaaacttaataccaaaaaaacaaatgacccaatcaatTAATGGGCAAATgagctaaacagacatttctcaaaatttttggcaaatggccaacaaaatacatgtaaaaatgttcaacatccctagcaatctgggaaatacaaatcaaaactaccctgagattttatctcattccaaTTAGAATAGCAGTCAtcaaaaatacaaagaataataaatgctggtgaggatgtaaaggaaaaggtacacttatgcattgttgatgggactgcaaattagtacaaccattttggaaagcaatatggagattcctgaaaATACTAGGAAAGGACCCATAAgataacccagctatcccactccttggtatttatccaaaagacctAAAAGTAGCATACTATAGCGATACatgcatataaatatttatagcagcacaattcataatagccaatttATGGGACCAGCTCAGGTTGGATAATGAttggataatgaaaatgtgatatatatacacaatggagttttatttagccataaagaagaatgaaattatgtcatttgctggcaaatgggtAGAATtgaagaacatcatggtgagTGAAACAAGCCAGTTTCCGAAAGTCAAGGGTTGAGTGTTTCTCTTATATATGGAAGTTAGAGAAAAATAAGATATCAAAAGTTGGTAGGGGTGTTGGGAAACAGTCtcataaaatagaagggagaacagTACAGTAGAGGAAGGGCTATGAGAGGAAGGAGGAATGGGAAAGGGGAAGAATAGCAGAATGAAATTAACCAAACTGCCATGTATCATGTATGTATGAACATATAATAACGAATTCCACTTTTATGCataactgtaatgcaccaattaaaaaataaatcaattataaaagaattaacagggtttttttttgtcataTTGAGAGTCAAAGTGGACGTGTACAGCTGAGCCACTGTTCAAACTGTCCCACTAACCCTGGAAGGGACAATAGCCATACATAGAGGCAGTTCTTAAAATTATCATGAACATCCCTCCTATGACACTTGTTCAGTTTGTGGTCATAGTGGAATAGAGTGGTGTCAAAATAGGTTTGAT is part of the Callospermophilus lateralis isolate mCalLat2 chromosome 1, mCalLat2.hap1, whole genome shotgun sequence genome and encodes:
- the Tmem116 gene encoding transmembrane protein 116, with protein sequence MATLSIIGSSSLISYAVFKNTPKSPEIRPLFCLSFSDLLLGICWLTEALLYETSIANKDIICYNLQALGQILYISSFLYTVNYIWYLCTELRMRHNQSGQNTSPLVTDSTCRVGQITFIFSSLIPLLLMTPVFCLGNASECFHNFSQNNRCILMFSPPSVMAELLPSANTSVCNILYFYSITIFLASFLLSLLTIMVLFTQAQNLCKKFVKSPGFLGNKLRIVIHIVEQQVRFYPAAFLCCWGPAVVLIITKLTKPQDTELHMALYVLQALTAASQGLLHFGVYGWTQHKFHQLKQEAQCDVDTQTPLLCSQKRIYNRGLDPLGSTVTFATSSSTIL